One Miscanthus floridulus cultivar M001 unplaced genomic scaffold, ASM1932011v1 os_2481_1_2, whole genome shotgun sequence genomic region harbors:
- the LOC136535025 gene encoding peroxidase 16-like, translated as MRSRRPSPSWRQSVVAAVVKALLAATWCAAAAQAQLSQSYYASTCPNVETLVRGAVTQKLQETFNAAPGTLRLFFHDCFVRGCDASVLLSGPDDEHSAGADTTLSPDALDLVTRAKAAVEADPQCAYKVSCADILALAARDVVSQTGGPYYPVELGRLDGKVGTRAVVKHSLPGAGFDLDQLNKLFAANGLTQTDMIALSGGHTIGVTHCDKFVRRLYPFKGNNAGAGPPMNLYFLRQMRQTCPLNYSPSAFAMLDAVTPRKFDNGYYQTLQQMKGLLASDQVLFADRRSRATVSYFAANQTAFFDAFVAAMAKLGRVGVKTAADGEIRRVCTKVN; from the exons ATGAGGTCGAGGAGGCCGTCGCCTTCGTGGCGGCAGAGCGTGGTCGCCGCGGTCGTCAAAGCGCTGCTGGCTGCGACgtggtgcgcggcggcggcgcaggcgcaGCTGAGCCAGAGCTACTACGCGTCGACGTGCCCCAACGTGGAGACGCTGGTGCGCGGCGCCGTCACCCAGAAGCTGCAGGAGACCTTCAACGCCGCGCCGGGCACGCTCCGCCTcttcttccacgactgcttcgtcagG GGCTGCGACGCGTCCGTGCTGCTGTCCGGTCCCGACGACGAGCACAGCGCGGGCGCCGACACGACGCTGTCGCCGGACGCGCTGGACCTCGTCACCCGCGCCAAGGCCGCCGTCGAGGCTGACCCGCAGTGCGCCTACAAGGTCTCCTGCGCCGACATCCTCGCCCTCGCCGCCCGCGACGTCGTCTCCCAG ACCGGCGGTCCGTACTACCCGGTGGAGCTGGGGCGGCTGGACGGCAAGGTGGGCACGCGCGCCGTGGTGAAGCACAGCCTCCCCGGCGCCGGCTTCGACCTGGACCAGCTCAACAAGCTCTTCGCCGCCAACGGGCTCACGCAGACCGACATGATCGCGCTCTCAG GTGGGCACACGATCGGCGTGACGCACTGCGACAAGTTCGTGCGGCGGCTGTACCCGTTCAAGGGCAACAACGCCGGCGCCGGCCCGCCGATGAACCTCTACTTCCTGCGGCAGATGCGGCAGACGTGCCCGCTCAACTACAGCCCGTCGGCGTTCGCGATGCTGGACGCCGTGACGCCCCGCAAGTTCGACAACGGATACTACCAGACGCTGCAGCAGATGAAGGGCCTGCTGGCCTCCGACCAGGTGCTCTTCGCCGACCGCCGGTCCCGCGCCACCGTCAGCTACTTCGCCGCCAACCAGACCGCCTTCTTCGACGCCttcgtcgccgccatggccaagctggGGCGCGTCGGCGTCAAGACCGCCGCCGACGGCGAGATCCGCCGCGTCTGCACCAAGGTCAACTAG